One Asterias rubens chromosome 8, eAstRub1.3, whole genome shotgun sequence genomic window, TGCCGGCACTACTGAGTTTTGTCTTAGGGACTTAGTTCATGTCTGTAGTCCCAGTTTTATGCGGGACGCTGGCTGTactccttttaaaaaaaaaattatttgtcattatttatttatgaccGATAATGACGAATGCTTGGCAAATGGACCCACAACCATGACAACCTACACttttaaattaagttttgtaAAATAAGTTTTCCCCATCAAAATGATTGCAAATGCAGAGGAAGGGTTTCGTATCTTTTCCAAGTCTCTAATGCGTGCACTGCAGTCTTATGTGCCTGTCAGTGATTTTCTTGTGTTgggtttgaatttttttctttttatattttctttagGACATAAAGTCACAGTTGGAACAAGCAACACTCGCTGGCAAAGAATTTCATaaattgttttatgaaaaatttgacaagagAAGAAATGTAAGTAATAAGTTTGGTTTACTTTATGTTCTTTTATAATGCTTCTCCGCCCAGGAATAATTGGTACCTGGGGGTAAAGTTTGTAGTGAATGATTTgaaggcctgtatgcttcatttttgaaagggcaagggcaccaaggcattttctccttggtaaagggcaccctatgaggaaattgtaaatttctactggagcatttcaagggcaccaaggcaatgaccaaggggcacagaggcaatcgcctttgttgcctccgtgaagtatcacgCCTGGATTTAACCCAAGTGCCAATTATGATGTTGATTCTGCATACATTATAAACAGGAGTTGAGATGGTCTAATGTAGACTCTAGACTCATGACCGGATAAGTCCAGCGGTcttgtgaacaaaacaaaatgcttgaATGATTCTGAGAAAACATCTTTCAATTCTATTTAGCAATGAAGTAGTTGCTTAGCACCCATAAAAAAACCCAGATGAGGTTAATATTCTCTAACATTTCTGGtgctttttcaaataaaaactcTTAAATGCATGTTATTTAAACTGTGTCAGGAACTATTTCTCACTTTGATTCTCGTCTTGTAGAAACATCTCTGGTCCAGTGAACAATTTGTAAAACTGGCCCTTTGATCTTGTGGATTTCCCCACGCCCCTCAAATTCGAGCCTTGTTCTAATAAATGCCTATTGTTATTACAATTATTgtgctttttattatttgtctttgttaatgcaatcaaaataaaaaccctaaaataacaaaattatttctcCTGAATATTCTATTTTTCTCACATCTCAGTTGCTGAATAAGTTGTATATGGATACAGCTACGATGGTATGGAACGGCAACCCGTTAGAGGGAGGTGAAGCCATCATTAAGTTCCTTGACCAGTTACCAACGAGTGAACATACGATTGACTCCTTGGACTGTCAGCCAATACCAGGTACGATCCGCAAATCATTAAACAAAACCAATACCAGGTACGATCATAAAAATGGGTCAATTTATGGCAAATATATTTTGTCACTGCTTTATTTTAGTTGCCAGTTGCTGAATAATTTGATTTTCTGATGATTTACTTTTGATGATTGTGTCTTTCATTTAGAGAAGGAATATTCTGACCATTTTATAGATGAGTGATGTTTGTCTCACACACTACAATTAGGACCACAGTATTTACAATATCAAACTATTATTTCATTGTGTGTACTTCCAATAATGTGTTTATTTCTGTAtcattactgtttttttttctattttaatataataatatgtatCATTGTTTTGGACTTGTTATccattggttattattattgcaatTTTTCAATAGAAACTTTTCTCTGAATCAATGGTGGAAAATGTGTTATTTAAATGTCTTCTAACCTTCTTACTCATGCATGTCTTGGTAACATAATATGAATATAGCATAtctttcataaaaataactaaTGCTTGTAGACGCTTGTTGATAAAGCTTTATCATAATTTGTTGATTAATATCATGattattattgattattatGTTTTGCAATTTATAATGAATTCAttgatcattacattgaatttGGTAATTAATATCATGATTACATAAAACAAAGTTGCACATTACATGCATGGA contains:
- the LOC117293395 gene encoding NTF2-related export protein 2-like, producing MAASTTMDIKSQLEQATLAGKEFHKLFYEKFDKRRNLLNKLYMDTATMVWNGNPLEGGEAIIKFLDQLPTSEHTIDSLDCQPIPAAITQGQTTVMVIVGGWVKFEGNKRNFQFTENFMLTRTQAGVWKIASDCFRYQE